A region of Polyodon spathula isolate WHYD16114869_AA chromosome 4, ASM1765450v1, whole genome shotgun sequence DNA encodes the following proteins:
- the LOC121313991 gene encoding LOW QUALITY PROTEIN: nibrin-like (The sequence of the model RefSeq protein was modified relative to this genomic sequence to represent the inferred CDS: substituted 1 base at 1 genomic stop codon), producing MWKLIPLAADGGEPYYLKVGVDYVVGRKNCPILLQSDQSISRVHAHLTVNTPAAVQVIVGPGDRXTFGVFHSKFRVEYESLIVCSSCLDGQGKITLNQSVQQLGGCVVNNWTQDCTHLVMPSMKVTIKSICALICCRPIVKPEYFTELLKAVQLRQRSPKTDGFHPPVDEPSISSGDLDLNARPVRRTVFRGKTFFFLNAKQHKRLSSAVVLGGGEAKLLDEGILNTSLLESAGSCVIDVGMANSQMLVSTSLKKWIDSVTQIVQRKGLRLISEAEIGLAVIYMSTDTYCNPLCQTDTETSKTAIPGATLSQSIAVDETIMPAAMLNITAYAPCTEVLHMVQMETIGVRQVNETPEKDLRGRGQSRVKETFTGTCIVAETAATLFSTVDEREKTRPSTKLGNKNKSSPSNTTVTSGNKKSPSQQQSNSLANYFQPLSKKREREENETVDLCQAKQARTDENQNKVPTCPMPQKSQTRPTAEKRQSQIQFPVETSLTKSITVGEHSGMVSTRKTELTRGSGDSSPRAAPRKRKDLDELFAETVAGIEDLEDIMSQPMEQDQEEPQNVSKKKRIEPAAEAVQDVTDFMRETAVQIRQKEFEAKEKIPLSQKKESHPSGLLLKSDDKDDIPRNLIVTEFKSLVVSVPARPAARSYQANVKNFKKFRKIPFPGAAGLPNIIGGSDLVAHQAKKNSELEEWLRQEAEEQSQCAREESIADDLFRYNPKSTKRRT from the exons ATGTGGAAATTGATTCCTTTGGCCGCTGATGGAG GCGAGCCCTATTATTTAAAAGTGGGGGTGGACTATGTGGTTGGCCGTAAAAATTGTCCAATCCTACTTCAGAGTGACCAGTCCATTAGTCGAGTGCATGCTCATCTGACAGTTAACACCCCTGCTGCTGTCCAG GTTATTGTCGGCCCTGGAGACAGGTAAACCTTTGGAGTCTTCCATAGCAAATTTCG AGTAGAATACGAGTCTCTGATTGTCTGTTCGTCCTGCCTGGATGGTCAGGGGAAGATCACACTCAACCAATCAGTCCAGCAGCTTGGGGGTTGTGTTGTTAACAACTGGACACAGGACTGTACTCACTTAGTCATGCCATCAATGAAAGTTACAATTAAG TCCATCTGTGCCTTGATTTGCTGCCGGCCAATTGTGAAGCCTGAATATTTTACTGAACTCCTAAAAGCTGTGCAGTTAAGACAGCGCTCACCAAAGACTGATGG TTTTCACCCTCCAGTTGATGAGCCCAGTATAAGTTCAGGAGACCTAGATCTAAATGCAAGGCCAGTCCGTAGAACTGTGTTTAGAGGGAAGACCTTCTTTTTCTTAAATGCCAAACag CACAAAAGACTGAGTTCAGCAGTGGTTCTGGGGGGAGGAGAGGCCAAACTTCTTGATGAGGGCATTTTGAATACATCTTTACTGGAGTCAGCAGGAAGCTGTGTTATTGATGTGGGAATGGCAAACTCTCAGATGCTTGTCTCTACGTCATTAAAGAAGTGGATTGATTCTGTAACACAGATTGTACAGAG AAAAGGTCTAAGGCTCATATCGGAAGCAGAAATTGGGCTAGCGGTCATTTACATGTCAACAGATACATACTGCAATCCACTCTGTCAAACGGATACAG aaacatCCAAAACAGCCATTCCTGGTGCAACACTTTCCCAGAGCATAGCAGTAGATGAAACTATAATGCCTGCAGCGATGTTAAACATCACAGCTTATGCACCATGTACAGAAGTGTTGCACATGGTCCA AATGGAAACCATTGGTGTTAGGCAAGTAAATGAAACGCCAGAAAAAGACTTAAGAGGCCGCGGACAATCCCGGGTGAAGGAGACATTTACTGGCACGTGCATAGTGGCAGAGACAGCAGCAACATTGTTCAGCACTGTGGACGAGAGAGAGAAGACAAGACCTTCAACTAAACTGGGCAATAAGAATAAGTCATCTCCAAGCAACACCACTGTGACCAGCGGAAATAAAAAATCTCCTTCACAGCAACAGTCAAATTCCCTGGCAAATTACTTTCAGCCACTGAGTAAAAAAAG GGAAAGAGAAGAAAATGAAACAGTTGACTTGTGTCAGGCCAAACAAGCAAGAACAGACGAAAACCAAAACAAAGTACCAACATGCCCAATGCCTCAAAAAAGCCAGACCAGGCCAACAGCTGAGAAAAGACAGTCGCAGATCCAGTTTCCTGTGGAAACCTCTCTAACAAAAAGCATCACAGTGGGAGAACACTCTGGGATGGTCAGTACCAGAAAGACAGAGCTGACCCGTGGCTCTGGGGATTCCAGCCCGAGGGCAGCACCCAGGAAGAGAAAGGACTTGGATGAGTTGTTTGCCGAGACAGTAGCAGGGATTGAGGACCTTGAAGACATCATGTCTCAGCCCATGGAGCAGGACCAGGAAGAACCACAGAACGTCAGCAAGAAGAAACGGATAGAACCTGCTGCTGAAGCAGTGCAAGATGTAACT GATTTTATGAGAGAAACCGCTGTTCAAATACGACAAAAGGAATTTGAAGCCAAAGAGAAAATCCCATTGTCTCAAAAGAAAGAGAGTcat CCTTCAGGATTACTCCTTAAAAGTGATGACAAAGATGACATCCCACGCAACCTCATAGTGACAGAGTTCAAGTCCTTGGTTGTTAGCGTTCCTGCGCGGCCAGCTGCAAGGTCATACCAAGCAAATGTAAAGAACTTTAAAAAGTTCAGAAAG ATCCCTTTTCCTGGAGCAGCGGGTCTCCCCAACATCATTGGAGGCTCAGACTTGGTGGCACACCAGGCAAAAAAGAACTCTGAACTGGAAGAGTGGCTGAGGCAGGAAGCTGAG GAGCAGAGCCAGTGTGCTAGAGAGGAGTCCATTGCAGATGATTTGTTCAG GTACAACCCCAAATCAACAAAACGAAGAACATAA
- the LOC121313879 gene encoding oxidative stress-induced growth inhibitor 2-like — translation MPLLEENSLPRDLPLTLPVVIIGNGPSGIGLSYLLSGYRPYLAAEAVHPNPILLSKLEEAKHLSIIDQDLEYLSEGLEGRSSNPVAVLFDTLLHPNADFGYEYPSVLQWRLEKQQHIPHLVLGKRTPGGAWHAMEGSMLTISLGIWMELPGFNYRDLTQGKRRNVNNDRATPEEISSYYKNYIKLMGLQKNFVNNTYVTSILKPHRGQEEEIDNEGREAVESKPQLAEKENGPTEFAQAVWEVRGYQRVQDGSHVPFCFCAENVVLATGASDSPARLDVEGEDLPFVTHCITDLGAAISKRSLSQSSDPLLIVGAGLSAADAVLCAYKNNISVLHVFRKRVDDPSLIFKQLPKMLYPEYHKVYHMMCTQSPAATSILYPDYSSFPEHCVVSFQPDMKCVLQSASSFQVFKISMALVLIGTHPNLFFMKDQGKYLGLDPNKAISCKHNPLDIHPYTFECTKEANLFSMGPLIGDNFVRFLKGGALGITSCLVKRLKKKGKLTADGRGGGGIA, via the exons ATGCCTCTCCTGGAAGAAAACTCTCTACCCAGGGACCTTCCCCTGACTCTGCCCGTTGTCATTATTG GCAATGGTCCATCAGGAATAGGCTTGTCTTACTTGCTCTCTGGGTACCGGCCCTATTTAGCTGCAGAAGCTGTGCATCCAAACCCTATTCTCTTGAGTAAACTTGAAGAAGCTAAACATCTTTCTATCATTGATCAG GATTTAGAATACCTCAGTGAAGGCTTGGAGGGCCGGTCGTCCAATCCCGTGGCTGTACTCTTTGACACACTCCTGCACCCAAACGCTGACTTCGGATATGAGTATCCGTCAGTCCTGCAGTGGAGACTGGAGAAACAGCAGCACATCCCTCACCTGGTGCTGGGGAAACGTACTCCCGGAGGAGCCTGGCAC GCAATGGAAGGTTCCATGTTGACCATTAGTCTGGGTATCTGGATGGAGCTCCCTGGCTTCAACTACAGAGACCTGACACAAGGAAAACGAAG aAATGTAAACAATGACAGAGCAACTCCTGAGGAAATCTCATCTTACTACAAGAACTACATCAAGCTGATGGGTCTCCAGAAGAACTTTGTGAACAACACCTATGTCACGTCTATCCTGAAACCTCATCGAGGTCAGGAGGAAGAAATTGATAACGAAGGGAGAGAAGCAGTCGAGTCCAAACCGCAACTGGCAGAGAAAGAGAATGGCCCAACAGAGTTCGCTCAGGCTGTCTGGGAAGTGAGAGGCTATCAGAGAGTTCAAGATGGTTCACACGTGCCTTTCTGCTTTTGTGCTGAGAATGTGGTCCTTGCAACAGGGGCATCCGATTCTCCTGCCAGGCTGGATGTCGAAGGGGAAGACTTACCTTTTGTAACCCACTGCATCACTGACTTGGGAGCTGCCATTAGCAAAAGAAGCCTAAGCCAGTCTTCTGATCCACTGTTGATTGTTGGGGCAGGACTCAGTGCAGCAGATGCAGTATTATGTGCCTACAAAAATAACATCTCTGTCCTTCATGTCTTTAGAAAACGGGTGGATGACCCCAGCTTGATCTTCAAGCAGCTTCCAAAGATGCTCTATCCAGAGTACCACAAGGTCTACCACATGATGTGCACGCAGTCTCCTGCTGCCACTTCCATCTTATATCCAGACTACAGCAGTTTCCCTGAACACTGTGTGGTCTCATTTCAACCTGACATGAAGTGTGTCCTTCAAAGTGCCAGTAGTTTTCAGGTTTTCAAGATCTCCATGGCCTTGGTGCTGATCGGCACCCATCCCAACCTGTTTTTCATGAAAGATCAAGGGAAATACCTGGGCCTCGACCCCAACAAGGCAATCTCTTGTAAACATAATCCCTTAGACATTCATCCTTACACATTTGAATGCACAAAAGAGGCAAATCTTTTCTCTATGGGCCCACTGATTGGAGATAATTTTGTACGCTTTCTTAAAGGAGGTGCACTGGGCATCACAAGTTGTTTGGTAAAAAGGCTTAAGAAGAAGGGGAAGTTGACTGCAGATGGGAGAGGTGGGGGTGGAATAGCCTAA